The region GGTCTTTCTACTGGTCCGCATTTGCATTATGAAGTTCTGCACAATGGAGAAAACCTGAATCCTGTTGATTTCTTTTTTGATGAATATAATTATTTTGAATCTAATTAAGTGCTAATAAAGTTGGAGGATTTTTACTTAAATGATCTGGACAGTTGAACTAGCGGCTTTTCTTGACGATGCTCCCTGGCCCGCAACTAAAGAAGAACTATTAGAATATGCTGATAGAATTGGTGCCCCTTATGAAGTAATTGAAAATTTAAAAGAGCTTGAAGATTCGGATGAACCCTACGAATCAATTGAGGATATTTGGCCAGATTATCCTTCTGATGAAGATTT is a window of Ignavibacterium sp. DNA encoding:
- a CDS encoding DUF2795 domain-containing protein, which gives rise to MIWTVELAAFLDDAPWPATKEELLEYADRIGAPYEVIENLKELEDSDEPYESIEDIWPDYPSDEDFFYNDEDN